A genomic stretch from Telmatocola sphagniphila includes:
- a CDS encoding cation:proton antiporter: MHDIELILTLTYGLTAAVILGYISHRIGLSPIVGYLVAGVVVGPNTPGFVADRALAEQLAEIGVILLMFGVGLHFRIEELLAVRRIALPGAIFQSLLATALGTIVALGLGWGWSGGLVFGLALSVASTVVLTRVLSDFNELHTPVGHIAVGWLVVEDLFTVLVLVLLPPLVSHSGGLGWSILFAVLKILGLVVLGVPIGGQVIPWILKKVTDTGSRELFTLTVLVIALGIAVGSSLLFGVSMALGAFLAGTIVGRSDFSLRAATDALPMRDAFAVLFFVSVGMLFDPGYLLQAPGILLLTLAVVLLGKPLAAITIVLLLGYPVRVAFAVAVALAQIGEFSFILASLGTSLKVLPPGANNALVAASIVSIALNPLLYRLVTPAEKWAARKPKVWKFLTSKARKPEGNNPPQEEEVDARYRAVVVGYGPVGRTLVDLLKDNGIVATVIEMNLETVQKLRNAGIQAVYGDANHIQTLKEAGVDRAANIILSSSGLTGAEEVVRLARQLNPEIRVLARSAYLRERPGLLKAGADEVYAGEGEVALAMTESVLRDLGVGPEYIDRERNRVRTELIGESPSEIPVEKKDFAAGK; this comes from the coding sequence ATGCATGATATCGAACTCATCCTCACGCTCACCTACGGCCTGACCGCGGCCGTCATCCTCGGATATATTTCTCACCGGATTGGACTTTCGCCCATTGTCGGCTATCTGGTGGCCGGTGTGGTAGTCGGCCCGAATACGCCGGGTTTCGTCGCCGATCGGGCTCTGGCGGAACAACTGGCTGAAATCGGTGTGATCCTATTGATGTTCGGCGTTGGTCTGCACTTTCGCATCGAAGAGTTGCTGGCCGTGCGACGGATCGCGTTACCCGGGGCAATCTTTCAAAGTTTATTGGCCACGGCATTGGGTACGATCGTGGCTCTCGGATTGGGATGGGGTTGGTCAGGGGGCCTGGTGTTCGGGTTGGCTCTCTCGGTGGCCAGCACAGTCGTGTTGACGCGAGTCCTCTCCGATTTCAATGAATTGCATACCCCGGTGGGTCACATCGCCGTCGGTTGGTTGGTCGTGGAAGACCTGTTTACCGTGCTGGTCCTGGTACTTCTGCCGCCTTTGGTCAGCCATTCGGGAGGATTAGGCTGGTCCATTCTGTTCGCGGTTTTAAAAATTTTGGGACTAGTCGTTCTGGGTGTACCCATCGGTGGCCAAGTCATTCCCTGGATTTTGAAGAAGGTGACGGATACCGGTTCCCGCGAACTTTTCACGCTCACTGTGCTGGTAATAGCCTTGGGAATTGCAGTCGGTTCATCACTTCTCTTCGGCGTCTCGATGGCCCTGGGTGCCTTTCTGGCGGGAACCATCGTCGGGAGATCCGATTTCTCATTGCGGGCCGCTACGGATGCTCTCCCGATGCGGGACGCCTTTGCAGTGCTGTTCTTCGTCTCCGTCGGCATGCTCTTCGATCCGGGCTACTTGCTGCAAGCGCCGGGGATCTTGCTGCTGACACTGGCCGTAGTGCTTCTGGGCAAACCGCTCGCCGCCATCACTATCGTACTGCTACTCGGATATCCGGTGCGGGTGGCTTTTGCAGTGGCCGTGGCACTCGCTCAGATTGGCGAATTCTCGTTCATTCTTGCCTCGTTGGGCACGTCTTTAAAGGTTCTACCGCCGGGAGCAAATAACGCTCTGGTGGCTGCTTCGATTGTTTCCATTGCATTGAATCCCCTGCTCTATCGATTGGTTACACCCGCCGAAAAATGGGCGGCGCGGAAGCCAAAGGTTTGGAAATTCCTCACTTCGAAAGCTCGAAAACCGGAGGGCAACAATCCGCCGCAGGAGGAAGAGGTCGATGCCCGATATCGCGCCGTGGTGGTGGGTTATGGACCTGTCGGCCGAACGCTCGTGGATCTTTTGAAGGATAACGGCATCGTCGCGACAGTTATCGAAATGAATCTCGAAACGGTCCAGAAGCTTCGCAACGCCGGTATACAAGCGGTCTATGGCGATGCGAACCATATTCAGACACTGAAGGAAGCGGGAGTGGACCGCGCCGCGAACATCATCCTGAGTTCCTCCGGTCTCACGGGTGCGGAAGAAGTGGTTAGACTGGCCCGTCAGTTGAATCCGGAAATTCGCGTTTTAGCACGATCGGCTTATTTGCGCGAACGGCCGGGATTACTGAAAGCGGGCGCCGATGAAGTTTATGCCGGAGAAGGGGAAGTCGCCCTGGCCATGACTGAATCCGTGTTGAGGGATTTAGGCGTCGGGCCCGAGTACATCGATCGGGAAAGAAATCGCGTGCGAACTGAGTTGATCGGCGAAAGCCCTTCGGAGATTCCAGTCGAGAAGAAGGATTTCGCAGCCGGTAAATAG